In the Heteronotia binoei isolate CCM8104 ecotype False Entrance Well chromosome 13, APGP_CSIRO_Hbin_v1, whole genome shotgun sequence genome, one interval contains:
- the LOC132581852 gene encoding LOW QUALITY PROTEIN: Ig heavy chain Mem5-like (The sequence of the model RefSeq protein was modified relative to this genomic sequence to represent the inferred CDS: inserted 1 base in 1 codon), whose product MPVQPPQASFPEGATAVLPCRLEQGHIQDYHVLWFRQQPAERPAHVLKHRLDGQIERTSGFDERFAPVRDAAANSYLLHVQELRTEDSATYWCXAEIDSFSVAVSGAGTQLSVTGRRHASFLGESTREPAKVILLSDAAAHLSESPDLHALCLAEQFYPGFVEITWSMSGNTIVEGVTPGEVILNDDGSYSASSVLTIPRHLLGKNASLKCSVHHYSSDSKAERSLKLC is encoded by the exons ATGCCCGTCCAGCCTCCGCAAGCCTCGTTCCCCGAGGGCGCCACCGCCGTGCTGCCGTGCCGCCTGGAGCAGGGCCACATCCAGGACTACCACGTCCTCTGGTTCCGGCAACAGCCCGCTGAGCGGCCGGCCCACGTGCTGAAGCATCGCCTCGACGGGCAGATCGAACGAACCAGCGGCTTCGACGAGAGGTTCGCACCTGTCCGGGACGCCGCGGCCAACAGCTACCTGCTGCACGTCCAGGAACTGCGCACGGAGGACAGCGCCACCTACTGGT ATGCGGAGATCGACTCCTTCAGCGTCGCCGTCTCGGGGGCGGGCACGCAGCTCAGCGTCACGGGGAGGA GACATGCCTCTTTCCTAGGGGAATCGACCAGGGAACCCGCCAAGGTCATCCTCTTGTCTGACGCGGCTGCCCACCTATCGGAGTCCCCCGATCTCCATGCCTTGTGTCTGGCCGAGCAGTTCTACCCGGGCTTTGTGGAGATAACATGGAGCATGTCTGGGAACACCATCGTGGAGGGGGTGACGCCTGGAGAAGTTATCTTGAATGACGACGGCTCCTACAGCGCCAGCAGCGTCCTGACAATCCCCCGCCACCTGCTGGGCAAGAATGCCTCTCTCAAGTGTTCGGTGCACCATTATTCTTCCGACTCCAAGGCAGAGAGGAGTCTCAAACTGTGctag